A window of Rubricoccus marinus contains these coding sequences:
- a CDS encoding BatD family protein, producing MLRGLALLLLSLAVASGVHAQVSASAYADRTVLSEGEVLTFTLEVTGVDDLGTVTPPVPSRHLRLESTTPNLRSRTTFGAQTRITLGWRYRAVDTGPAELGVMSFRAAGQFFTTDPIQIDVTSRRPAQPRQRPLVQVPNSPIGSGSLFVRAVPRKTQAVVGEQIVVDYVLYFDPARVSPRQATATGTWDAPGFWREEMDVPTRDTYPRPATLGGRELRAVTIRRLALFPARAGELELAAMDFEIEIRETDTTDPFAPFFSPFRSRRVDRSATAPAVAIDVRSLPPGAPDGFGGAVGSFEMSARTAPLAAQPGDPVELILTLRGTGNAATLTAPEIDAPQGVDVYDPTSERSTDTARSPLVSVRQFTYTFVPQGGSFEIPEITWSYFDPEAGAYRTLREGPFEIRVDGAPLAAASGAGADDVDARWQRMRGLSTTPLWGVLAVGLALPAIAGLGLLGVRRRRQRPSRADAPDAASRLKRASDRPPKEQAAEAERVIRETLADPIGPLARTLPRRELVARAERLQGSDAARALDRVLAQCEAARYAGETGASDLAADARQALKPFGLGAR from the coding sequence ATGCTGCGCGGCCTCGCCCTGCTCCTGCTCTCTCTCGCCGTGGCCTCTGGCGTCCACGCCCAGGTCTCCGCCTCGGCCTACGCCGACCGGACCGTGTTGAGCGAGGGAGAGGTGCTCACGTTCACGCTCGAAGTAACGGGCGTGGACGACCTGGGAACGGTCACGCCGCCCGTCCCCTCGCGCCATCTCCGGCTGGAATCCACCACGCCCAACCTCCGCAGCCGGACCACATTTGGCGCTCAAACGCGCATCACGCTCGGGTGGCGCTACCGCGCCGTCGATACCGGCCCTGCAGAGTTAGGCGTGATGAGCTTCCGCGCCGCCGGCCAGTTCTTTACGACGGACCCGATCCAGATCGACGTCACGAGCCGCCGGCCCGCGCAGCCGCGCCAGAGGCCTCTGGTGCAGGTCCCCAACTCGCCCATCGGCTCGGGCAGCCTGTTCGTGCGCGCCGTGCCGCGCAAGACGCAGGCCGTCGTGGGCGAGCAAATCGTCGTGGACTACGTGCTCTATTTCGATCCCGCGCGGGTCTCTCCGCGACAGGCCACGGCTACGGGAACGTGGGACGCGCCCGGCTTCTGGCGCGAGGAAATGGACGTGCCCACCCGCGACACGTACCCCCGCCCCGCCACACTCGGCGGCCGCGAGCTCCGTGCGGTCACCATCCGCCGCCTCGCGCTGTTCCCCGCTCGCGCGGGCGAGTTGGAGTTGGCCGCAATGGACTTCGAGATCGAGATCCGCGAAACCGACACCACCGACCCATTCGCGCCCTTTTTCTCTCCGTTCCGCTCTCGCCGCGTGGACCGTAGCGCAACGGCTCCCGCAGTCGCCATCGACGTGCGCTCGCTCCCTCCCGGGGCACCGGACGGCTTCGGCGGCGCCGTAGGCAGCTTCGAGATGAGCGCCCGTACGGCGCCTCTGGCGGCCCAGCCCGGCGATCCGGTCGAGCTCATCCTCACACTTCGTGGGACCGGCAACGCCGCCACGCTGACCGCGCCCGAGATCGACGCGCCGCAGGGCGTGGACGTGTATGACCCGACCTCGGAGCGCTCCACCGACACGGCGCGCAGCCCGCTTGTCAGCGTCCGCCAGTTCACCTACACCTTTGTGCCGCAGGGCGGCTCATTCGAGATCCCCGAGATCACGTGGAGCTACTTCGACCCCGAAGCCGGCGCGTACCGGACGCTGCGCGAGGGTCCGTTCGAGATCCGCGTGGACGGCGCGCCCCTGGCCGCGGCCTCTGGCGCCGGCGCCGATGACGTGGACGCGCGGTGGCAGCGCATGCGCGGGCTCTCGACAACGCCGCTCTGGGGCGTCCTGGCCGTCGGGCTCGCGCTCCCAGCCATCGCCGGCCTCGGGCTGCTGGGTGTCCGGCGTCGCCGCCAGAGGCCCTCTCGCGCGGACGCGCCGGATGCGGCGTCGCGGCTCAAGCGCGCGTCGGACCGGCCGCCCAAGGAGCAGGCCGCCGAGGCCGAGCGCGTGATCCGCGAGACGCTCGCGGATCCCATCGGGCCTCTGGCGCGAACGCTGCCGCGCCGCGAGTTGGTCGCCCGCGCCGAACGCCTCCAGGGCTCGGACGCCGCTCGCGCGCTTGACCGCGTGCTCGCGCAGTGCGAAGCCGCCCGCTACGCGGGGGAAACCGGCGCCTCCGACCTCGCCGCCGATGCCCGGCAAGCTCTCAAGCCCTTCGGCCTCGGCGCGCGATGA
- a CDS encoding SH3 domain-containing protein, with amino-acid sequence MMVVLLLLLQLAAPGALSPEATSREGAEALRVQSAVLAASGDTTGAIAALDASLSGGWKSPQALLALGRIHLAQGEAGAAVLALERAARLAPADVDIATARNAAYALARQAPPNVPPPFVASRAVTSRIGAGLLVVLALTLYLGTLLLGAFWRRQRHRRPAPLAGWAALGLAPLALGALILAGLALWDAGQPRAVALVTVDVRERPAPEAAGAGAIRAGEVVDVGETRGLWRHVETGNAEGWVPARAVERL; translated from the coding sequence ATGATGGTCGTCCTCCTCCTGCTCCTGCAACTTGCCGCCCCCGGAGCGTTGTCGCCAGAGGCCACCTCGCGAGAAGGTGCCGAGGCGCTGCGCGTCCAGTCCGCCGTCCTCGCCGCCTCTGGCGACACGACCGGCGCCATCGCCGCGCTCGACGCGTCGCTTTCGGGCGGATGGAAAAGCCCGCAGGCACTTCTCGCGCTGGGCCGCATCCACCTCGCGCAGGGCGAGGCGGGGGCTGCCGTGCTCGCGCTCGAACGTGCTGCCCGCCTCGCTCCCGCGGATGTGGACATCGCGACGGCCCGCAACGCGGCGTACGCGCTCGCCCGGCAGGCTCCGCCCAACGTGCCGCCTCCGTTTGTCGCCTCTCGCGCCGTCACGTCGCGCATCGGCGCCGGCCTGCTCGTGGTCCTCGCGCTCACGCTCTACCTCGGCACCCTCCTCCTCGGCGCGTTCTGGCGCCGCCAGAGACACCGGCGGCCCGCGCCTCTGGCGGGCTGGGCAGCGCTCGGGCTCGCGCCCCTGGCGCTCGGCGCCCTAATTCTGGCGGGCCTCGCGCTGTGGGACGCCGGGCAGCCGCGCGCGGTCGCGCTCGTGACGGTGGACGTGCGCGAGCGGCCCGCGCCAGAGGCCGCCGGCGCAGGCGCGATCCGGGCTGGCGAGGTCGTGGACGTGGGCGAGACGCGCGGCCTCTGGCGCCACGTAGAGACCGGCAACGCGGAGGGGTGGGTCCCTGCGCGCGCCGTTGAGCGGTTGTAG
- a CDS encoding thymidine kinase encodes MEPHVYVRDEGGRRAGWIEVVCGSMFSGKTEELIRRLRRARIARQRVALFKPAIDNRYAEDAVVSHDASAMPSVAVHAADQILLLVGDADVVGVDEVQFFGPELVDVCQRLARSGKRVLCAGLDQDFLGQPFEPVPQLMAVAEHVTKLHAICVVCGAPANHSQRLVASDSRVLVGEAEAYEPRCREHFQPRPDAPTPEATPAETSASGAQADAQLHPLPTVSTETAPQHPAI; translated from the coding sequence ATGGAACCTCATGTGTACGTACGGGACGAAGGAGGCCGCCGAGCCGGGTGGATCGAAGTGGTGTGTGGGAGCATGTTCTCGGGCAAGACCGAAGAGCTAATCCGCCGCTTGCGCCGCGCCCGCATCGCGCGGCAGCGCGTGGCGCTGTTCAAGCCCGCCATCGACAACCGCTACGCCGAGGACGCCGTGGTCTCGCACGACGCCAGCGCCATGCCGTCGGTCGCCGTCCACGCCGCGGACCAGATCCTTCTCCTCGTGGGAGACGCCGACGTGGTCGGCGTGGACGAGGTACAATTTTTCGGGCCCGAGCTCGTCGATGTATGCCAGCGCCTCGCGAGGTCTGGCAAGCGCGTCTTGTGCGCGGGCCTGGACCAGGACTTCCTGGGCCAGCCGTTCGAGCCCGTCCCGCAACTCATGGCCGTGGCCGAGCACGTGACCAAGCTGCACGCGATCTGCGTCGTCTGCGGCGCGCCTGCCAACCACTCGCAGCGGTTGGTCGCGAGCGACAGCCGCGTGCTTGTCGGCGAGGCCGAGGCCTACGAGCCGCGCTGCCGTGAGCACTTCCAGCCGCGCCCCGACGCGCCTACGCCAGAGGCCACGCCCGCCGAGACGTCCGCCTCTGGCGCTCAGGCGGACGCGCAACTCCACCCGCTTCCCACGGTCTCTACCGAGACCGCCCCACAACACCCCGCGATCTAG
- a CDS encoding J domain-containing protein, whose translation MPESINYSLLAGGLLSIALIASALLGWLGDIKRVGAATSARETTRRAKRSGPRAASGAGPAASAASARRTHATEQEDRIRDAYFAKERKAREFRERQRRQQQSRQKARTSSSGPRTSSGGSTHAAPPSASTLEATYRLTLGLKGPATKESVRVAYRQLIAAYHPDRCATLGVKLQKLAEEETKRINEAYSYFRRVLK comes from the coding sequence TTGCCCGAGTCGATCAACTACAGCCTGCTCGCCGGGGGTCTCCTCTCCATCGCGCTCATCGCGAGCGCGTTGCTGGGCTGGTTGGGCGATATCAAACGGGTGGGGGCGGCCACGTCCGCGCGCGAGACCACGCGGCGTGCCAAGCGGAGCGGCCCGCGCGCGGCCTCTGGCGCCGGGCCCGCAGCCAGCGCCGCAAGCGCCCGGCGCACCCACGCGACCGAGCAGGAAGACCGCATCCGGGACGCTTACTTCGCCAAGGAGCGCAAGGCGCGCGAGTTCCGCGAGCGCCAGAGGCGGCAGCAGCAGTCCCGCCAGAAGGCGCGCACGAGCTCTAGCGGCCCCCGCACTTCCTCTGGCGGGAGCACCCACGCCGCCCCGCCCTCGGCGTCCACTCTTGAGGCGACCTACCGGCTGACGCTCGGCCTGAAGGGCCCCGCCACGAAAGAGTCGGTGCGGGTGGCCTACCGCCAGCTGATCGCGGCCTACCACCCGGACCGGTGCGCAACGCTCGGCGTGAAGCTCCAGAAGCTGGCCGAGGAGGAGACAAAGCGGATCAATGAGGCCTACTCTTATTTCCGCCGCGTGCTGAAGTAG
- a CDS encoding RDD family protein, producing the protein MSAPATVSDPSLATRTRSVLVRRAAAFVLDVAFALVVALLFAIPDVAKERFFGFGLLLGGLYLLFRDGLPLAALSGRSIGKRMLWLLPIRLGGTTMDLKTSAKRNWTVALMLLFPGLANLALGYRQIVLAGNIGVNDALLGLFALLLLVEIVLVLVDPVARRIGDRLAETRVIEG; encoded by the coding sequence ATGAGCGCTCCCGCTACCGTCTCGGACCCGAGCCTCGCCACCCGGACCCGCTCCGTCCTTGTCCGCCGCGCCGCCGCGTTCGTCCTCGATGTTGCCTTCGCGCTGGTCGTGGCGCTGCTGTTCGCGATCCCCGACGTGGCGAAAGAGCGCTTTTTCGGCTTCGGCCTGCTCTTGGGTGGCCTGTACCTCCTCTTTCGGGACGGCCTGCCTCTGGCGGCGCTGAGCGGCCGCTCCATCGGCAAGCGGATGCTGTGGCTGCTCCCCATCCGGCTCGGCGGGACGACGATGGACCTCAAGACCTCTGCCAAGCGCAACTGGACGGTCGCGCTCATGCTCCTCTTCCCAGGGCTCGCAAACCTCGCGCTCGGCTACCGCCAGATCGTGCTCGCGGGCAACATCGGCGTCAACGACGCGCTGCTGGGCCTCTTCGCGCTGCTGCTGCTCGTGGAGATCGTGCTCGTGCTCGTGGACCCCGTCGCGCGCCGCATCGGCGACCGGCTGGCAGAAACGCGCGTGATCGAGGGCTAG
- the dnaX gene encoding DNA polymerase III subunit gamma/tau — MADAPDKPRYLVTARKYRPQTFGDLVAQEHVAETLRNAILGDRLAHAYLFSGPRGVGKTTAARLVAKAVNCQTPLAERPDAEPCRTCEACRSFEEGRALNVIEMDAASNNGVDDVRELRETVRIPPQGADKKVYILDEVHMFSAAAFNALLKTLEEPPPYALFVFATTEPHKVLPTILSRTQRFDFRRIQVPEIVGRLREVCEAEGITADEESLVLIARKGDGALRDALSLFDQALSLVGMNLQIGPLREALGVVDEDVFFAVSDRAAQADRAGLITLVDGLVRRGYDLAEFVDGLGEHLRDLMVTRTTGSADLVEGTDTTRARYAQAAGAWAEADLLHLLMLVEQCASDLRDSRQPRLVVELALVKMATLERAAKLDVLLDRLRRIESALAGGASLPTGPASGGAAPAQLASGASASSAPAVQALASAPAASAPAAPQAPPASSAPAQPSASPMPSGASPGEHGAVQQAAPASPSSEAPAPPPATPEA, encoded by the coding sequence ATGGCCGACGCCCCCGACAAGCCGCGCTACCTCGTCACCGCCCGGAAGTACCGGCCGCAGACCTTCGGCGACCTCGTCGCGCAGGAGCACGTGGCGGAAACGCTGCGCAACGCGATCCTCGGGGACCGTTTGGCGCACGCCTACCTGTTTTCCGGCCCGCGCGGCGTGGGCAAAACGACCGCCGCCCGGCTCGTCGCCAAGGCCGTCAACTGCCAGACGCCTCTGGCGGAACGCCCGGACGCCGAGCCCTGCCGGACGTGTGAGGCCTGCCGCAGCTTCGAAGAGGGCCGCGCGCTCAACGTCATCGAGATGGACGCGGCGTCCAACAACGGCGTGGACGACGTGCGCGAGCTGCGCGAGACCGTCCGCATCCCGCCTCAGGGCGCCGACAAGAAGGTCTACATCCTCGACGAGGTCCACATGTTCTCGGCCGCGGCGTTTAACGCCCTGCTGAAAACGCTAGAGGAGCCGCCACCTTACGCCCTCTTCGTCTTCGCGACGACCGAGCCGCACAAGGTTCTCCCCACCATCCTCAGCCGCACGCAGCGGTTCGACTTCCGCCGCATCCAGGTCCCCGAGATCGTGGGCCGCTTGCGCGAGGTCTGCGAGGCCGAAGGGATCACCGCCGACGAGGAAAGCCTCGTCCTCATCGCGCGCAAGGGCGACGGCGCGCTCCGCGACGCGCTCTCGCTCTTCGACCAGGCGCTCTCCCTCGTCGGGATGAACCTGCAGATCGGGCCGCTTCGCGAGGCGCTCGGCGTCGTAGACGAAGACGTGTTCTTCGCCGTCTCCGACCGCGCCGCGCAGGCCGATCGCGCCGGGCTCATCACGCTCGTGGATGGCCTCGTCCGCCGCGGCTACGACCTCGCCGAGTTCGTCGACGGCCTAGGCGAGCATCTCCGCGACCTCATGGTCACGCGGACGACCGGAAGCGCAGACCTGGTGGAGGGCACCGACACCACGCGCGCCCGCTACGCCCAGGCCGCTGGCGCGTGGGCCGAGGCCGACCTTCTGCACCTGCTCATGCTGGTCGAGCAGTGCGCAAGCGACCTCCGCGACAGCCGCCAGCCGCGCCTCGTCGTCGAGCTCGCGCTCGTCAAAATGGCGACGCTGGAGCGCGCCGCGAAGCTGGACGTGCTGCTGGACCGCCTACGCCGGATCGAGTCCGCGCTCGCCGGCGGCGCCTCGCTTCCTACTGGCCCCGCCTCTGGCGGTGCGGCCCCTGCCCAACTCGCCTCTGGCGCGAGTGCGTCCTCTGCTCCGGCTGTGCAAGCCCTCGCTTCCGCGCCAGCCGCCTCGGCGCCGGCGGCACCTCAGGCGCCCCCGGCCTCTAGCGCTCCCGCGCAGCCCTCCGCTTCCCCGATGCCCTCGGGAGCGAGCCCGGGTGAGCACGGCGCCGTGCAACAGGCGGCTCCGGCCTCTCCCTCTTCTGAGGCGCCCGCCCCCCCGCCCGCTACGCCAGAGGCCG
- a CDS encoding YbaB/EbfC family nucleoid-associated protein, with protein sequence MADLFGKMADMQKRMADTQARLAEEKVTAEAGGGMVAVTADGTGRIVSIKIEKTVVDPEDTEMLEDLVVAGVNKALEEAEGIKQRKMQEAASTMLPPGLDLGAMGGGGGFPGL encoded by the coding sequence ATGGCCGATCTCTTCGGCAAGATGGCCGACATGCAGAAGCGCATGGCGGATACCCAAGCGCGCCTCGCCGAGGAGAAAGTGACCGCGGAAGCCGGCGGCGGCATGGTGGCCGTGACCGCAGACGGCACGGGCCGCATTGTCTCGATCAAGATCGAGAAAACGGTCGTGGACCCGGAAGACACCGAGATGCTCGAAGACCTCGTCGTCGCGGGCGTGAACAAGGCGCTCGAAGAGGCCGAAGGCATCAAGCAGCGCAAGATGCAGGAGGCCGCGTCCACGATGCTCCCTCCCGGCCTGGACCTCGGCGCGATGGGCGGCGGCGGCGGTTTCCCCGGACTCTAG
- a CDS encoding recombination mediator RecR produces MTHTSETVEALVEQLSKLPTIGRKTANRLAAYILKMSREEVVEIAKAMVAAKDRVVTCQVCFNVADYSPCPICASHRRDRSVVCVVEDPSDVFALERTGDFRGLYHVLGGVISPLDGVGPNDLRVRELVGRISGKPDLTTASGEVAETAEAYDESGVQPPEAVPVEEVILALNPNVEGDTTAVYIGQLLDAFDVKVTRIARGLPIGGDLEFADEATLSRALEGRSGL; encoded by the coding sequence ATGACTCACACGAGCGAAACCGTCGAAGCCCTCGTCGAGCAGTTGAGCAAGCTGCCCACGATCGGGAGAAAGACCGCGAACCGGCTGGCCGCGTACATACTCAAGATGTCGCGCGAGGAAGTCGTCGAGATCGCCAAGGCGATGGTGGCGGCCAAAGACCGCGTGGTGACGTGCCAAGTGTGCTTCAACGTGGCGGACTACAGCCCGTGCCCCATCTGCGCCTCGCACCGCCGCGACCGCTCCGTCGTGTGCGTCGTGGAGGACCCGAGCGACGTGTTCGCATTGGAGCGGACGGGCGACTTCCGCGGCCTCTACCACGTTCTCGGCGGCGTGATCTCGCCGCTGGACGGCGTCGGCCCAAACGACCTCCGCGTGCGCGAGCTTGTCGGGCGCATCTCCGGCAAGCCCGATCTCACGACCGCCTCTGGCGAGGTCGCGGAAACGGCGGAGGCGTACGACGAATCGGGCGTGCAGCCGCCAGAGGCCGTTCCGGTCGAGGAAGTCATCCTCGCGCTCAACCCCAACGTGGAAGGCGACACCACGGCCGTGTACATCGGCCAGTTGCTGGACGCGTTCGACGTCAAGGTGACGCGCATCGCCAGAGGCCTCCCCATCGGCGGCGACCTGGAGTTCGCGGACGAGGCGACGCTGAGCCGCGCGCTCGAAGGACGAAGCGGGCTGTAA
- a CDS encoding TonB-dependent receptor plug domain-containing protein: MRRAWVGWPLAALLCAAAPQAQVIPDSLWQQELEGIGVRPGAVNTVPAVGGASVRQVPLSGTPAGPQSVAEVARQVPSAHVQTNSRGEALVYLRGSGERQLVVTLDGAPLTISWDRRADLGLIPTGALDRIVVATGTPSVAWGPNALGGAVDLVSRRASGEGTLTEASLAGGVPGTGRASAVRVARGGPWSATLAVEAGARAGDAVATGASLPFSQEPGALRTNTDRALGSGLARLEWAPEASQSVALTLFHASAQKGVAPEGHLDPATESVRYWRLPRWRQSLAVLNARADARLWRVRGTAWAGAFAQTIRQFDRADYQTVGAEQRDADASGGLRALAEFPRAWGVIRATTFGEIAEHVQTETGEPRERFRHATGSVGLEVETEGRVRFAAGTALDGMAPLATGARPEAGPFGDLALHAGAVWDVAPEARLRIGGGRKTRFPSMRELFGGALGRFALNPDLRPEQAWLAEVGADLTSGPLTGSLVAFVRDVSGTIEQVSLADGRHQRQNLGGSTAFGVEATADWRAFGAVRIEAALTLVRQRTDAGERLTERPGALGRVGVDVARGLWRGRAWADGVGGVVSPVPGGRIDLPGAVVLSAELARQWSAGGALLETSVRVDNLADAVLVPQAGLPAPGRSASAGVRVLF; this comes from the coding sequence ATGCGCCGAGCGTGGGTGGGATGGCCTCTGGCGGCGTTGCTCTGCGCCGCCGCGCCTCAGGCGCAGGTGATCCCGGACTCGCTGTGGCAGCAGGAGTTGGAAGGTATCGGTGTACGACCGGGCGCGGTGAACACCGTCCCGGCGGTTGGTGGCGCATCGGTCCGGCAGGTTCCGCTCAGCGGCACGCCAGCGGGTCCGCAGTCGGTCGCGGAAGTGGCGCGGCAGGTGCCGTCGGCGCACGTGCAGACCAATTCTCGCGGCGAGGCCCTCGTGTACCTCCGCGGATCGGGCGAGCGCCAGCTAGTCGTCACGCTGGATGGCGCGCCCCTGACGATTTCCTGGGATCGCCGCGCCGACCTCGGCTTGATTCCGACGGGCGCGCTGGACCGAATCGTCGTGGCCACAGGCACGCCTTCGGTCGCGTGGGGGCCCAACGCGCTGGGCGGCGCGGTGGATCTGGTTTCGCGCCGGGCCTCTGGCGAAGGCACGCTAACGGAAGCGAGCCTCGCGGGCGGCGTGCCAGGAACGGGCCGCGCGAGCGCGGTACGCGTCGCCAGAGGCGGGCCATGGAGCGCCACGCTTGCCGTCGAGGCCGGGGCCCGCGCGGGAGACGCCGTGGCCACTGGCGCTTCGCTCCCGTTTAGCCAGGAGCCGGGCGCGCTCCGTACCAACACCGACCGCGCGCTCGGCAGCGGACTCGCGCGGCTGGAGTGGGCGCCAGAGGCCTCGCAGTCCGTGGCTCTCACGCTGTTCCACGCCTCCGCCCAGAAGGGCGTCGCGCCCGAGGGCCACCTCGATCCAGCAACGGAAAGCGTGCGCTACTGGCGCCTCCCGCGCTGGCGCCAGAGCCTCGCCGTTCTCAACGCGCGAGCCGACGCGCGCCTCTGGCGCGTGCGCGGGACCGCGTGGGCGGGAGCGTTCGCGCAGACCATCCGCCAGTTCGACCGTGCGGACTACCAAACCGTAGGCGCAGAGCAACGCGACGCCGATGCGAGCGGCGGACTCCGCGCACTGGCCGAGTTTCCACGCGCCTGGGGCGTGATCCGCGCCACGACGTTCGGCGAGATCGCCGAGCACGTCCAGACCGAAACCGGCGAGCCGCGCGAGCGCTTCCGCCACGCGACGGGCAGCGTGGGCCTGGAAGTCGAAACCGAGGGCCGCGTCCGCTTCGCTGCTGGCACCGCGCTGGACGGCATGGCGCCTCTGGCGACGGGCGCGCGTCCCGAGGCCGGACCGTTCGGCGACCTCGCGCTCCACGCCGGCGCGGTCTGGGACGTAGCGCCAGAGGCCCGGCTCCGGATCGGCGGTGGGCGGAAAACGCGCTTCCCGTCCATGCGCGAGCTGTTCGGCGGCGCGCTGGGTCGTTTCGCTCTCAACCCCGACCTGCGTCCCGAGCAGGCGTGGTTGGCCGAGGTCGGAGCCGACCTGACCTCGGGGCCTCTGACGGGCTCGCTCGTCGCCTTTGTGCGCGACGTGAGCGGCACCATCGAGCAGGTGAGCCTAGCTGACGGCCGGCACCAGAGGCAGAACCTCGGCGGCTCCACAGCCTTCGGCGTGGAAGCCACGGCCGACTGGCGCGCCTTTGGCGCCGTCCGAATCGAGGCCGCGCTCACGCTCGTGCGCCAGAGGACAGACGCAGGTGAAAGGCTGACGGAACGGCCCGGCGCGCTGGGCCGGGTGGGCGTCGATGTCGCCAGGGGCCTCTGGCGCGGACGCGCGTGGGCCGACGGCGTGGGCGGCGTGGTCTCGCCAGTTCCGGGCGGACGCATAGACCTGCCCGGCGCGGTCGTGCTCTCGGCCGAACTCGCGCGGCAGTGGAGCGCAGGGGGTGCGCTACTCGAAACGTCGGTCCGGGTGGACAACCTCGCGGACGCTGTGCTCGTGCCGCAGGCCGGGCTTCCGGCGCCTGGCCGTAGCGCGTCCGCCGGTGTGCGCGTGCTGTTCTAG
- a CDS encoding TIGR00730 family Rossman fold protein: MPISRVCVFCGSRPGARPSYADAAREMGSALAARGLGLVNGGGRVGLMGITSDAVLDGGGEAIGVMPQALIDREVGHREMTTLHVVETMHERKALMASLSDAFVAMPGGIGTLEELFEVWTWSVLGIHAKPVGLLNVDGYYDDLLRFLDGAVEQGFFHPQHRARLVSATSPEALLDQLASGDVPAAGNQ, from the coding sequence ATGCCGATCTCCCGTGTTTGTGTTTTCTGCGGCTCGCGTCCCGGCGCCCGCCCCTCCTATGCCGACGCCGCCCGCGAGATGGGCAGCGCGCTCGCCGCCAGAGGCCTCGGTCTGGTCAACGGCGGCGGCCGTGTCGGCCTGATGGGCATCACGTCCGACGCGGTGCTCGACGGCGGCGGCGAGGCCATCGGCGTGATGCCGCAGGCGCTTATCGACCGCGAGGTGGGACACCGCGAGATGACCACGCTGCACGTCGTGGAGACAATGCACGAGCGCAAAGCGCTGATGGCCTCGCTCTCGGACGCGTTCGTCGCGATGCCCGGCGGCATCGGCACCCTTGAAGAGCTGTTCGAGGTCTGGACGTGGTCCGTGCTCGGCATCCATGCCAAGCCTGTCGGCCTACTCAACGTGGACGGGTACTACGACGACCTCTTGCGCTTTCTGGACGGCGCCGTGGAGCAGGGCTTTTTCCACCCCCAGCACCGGGCCCGCCTTGTCAGCGCGACGTCGCCAGAGGCGCTGCTGGACCAACTCGCCTCTGGCGACGTGCCCGCCGCCGGGAACCAGTAG